A region of the Saccharomyces eubayanus strain FM1318 chromosome V, whole genome shotgun sequence genome:
TTCCTGAAAGAGATATCTCTTTGACGTAGTGACGGCTAATATAAGTAATTAATAAATACGTGTAACAATATCATACTATAAGctgaaaggaaaaacagtaaaaattttcaatcatttttttatccaaGCGAATATCTATAAACTCATTTCAGTAATATTGTAACTTTAAATGCGTATGGCCAAATAAATTCTTAATTAGATATCTTCGCCTGTCATTACGCactgttttcaaataaaaatgcaaagaaaTGTTACRTGRWGCACTTTATTAGGTCTAKGACAGRCAAATGGCCCCAGAGGAATGTTTATAATTATTGCATACTGTAAGACTGCTTGAGRCCTCAGTTATTTAGTTTYAAGTGCTGTGTATTTGGAATTCATACTCCTCATARTTGGGAGTGATTCTGTCCACATCATGAAAACTGTYTCAATCTCCaaataaaaacgaaaaattggGTCAACTCAGAAGACCAACTAACCCCATAAAATTCAGACGTTGYTTATTTTACGAGCAATCAACATCGAAATTGTCGGATCAGCGAATAcatgaaatttttattaGCCCATACCCGCAAGTCTGAACATTTTACACAATAATTAATTTTCAACAACGTGCAAATATGTATAATAACAAGCATCATAAACAGAGCTCATTTGGTATCAGATATTGTTCCGTAAGCCAgccatcttcttccttttggATCAGTCACTCTTtctaaaaaatcttttatGTAAAACTTTCTCATTCATAGGTCAGTATATCTCACTGTAAGAAGAGATTTATTTTAAAACACGCCACATGtgatgatttgattttgagagGTGTGTGAATATTGAGGCAAGTGTTGAGGTTTCATTGTTAATCAAGGCTATAATACTAAGTAGAGAGAATATACTAGAAGTCCCCTTCGAGGATATAAAAATCCGCAAAATGTTATCGACAATTCTACATATTTacattattatttcttcttccatttcACCTGTTAATATTCATTTACACCATCAACCCTTGCGCTTCGGCTTCCATTTAGCCTGATGACTATTTCTCATCGTTCGTGCcatctcttcttttaccGTATACGATAGTATACTAGCAATGTAAATACTATTCCGTAGACGATAGTTGTTTCTTATTCCAACAGATTTTATCAACAACTTTTATGATGGCGTACAAACCTCTAGAAGTTGACGATATACGACTCCCAACACATGTATACTATTTTGTACAATCTCAAGAAAGCGAAAGTAcggttttatttttcctcGGCGATCGTTTAGAGCACTTCAAATAAAGGCTTAGATGACAATAAGGCTCTGACCGAGGGTCCAAATGTCAGATTCAGATATTTCCTTCGCCCGGAAATGTAAATTTCACAGGCAAAAAAAGGGTTTTTCTAGGCACCTTGGCACCCCTATAATTAGCGTTCTCACATCCCCCCACATACGAATAGATATAGGCGCCATAAAACAATACCATCGCATACGAAACCTRTGAGAGATACGTGCATCGTTCAAGAACAAGCGCATCTCcataataatgatgaaacGGTACGAAAGATRGGATATGAAGGATTRAGATGCGAGATAAGAARTGGGCATCAGTGAGCGATTCGTTTGAGTAGTGATGACCGGTGAAGGAATGTGTATAAATAGAGCTGCTTTGACTACATGTCCTTGAGAATATGCCtcctctcttttctttccagGTAAGCTTATATCACCACtaacaaacaaaacaaaacaaatacaatGGTCAAATTAACTTCAATCGCTGCTGGTGTCGCCGCCATCGCCGCCGGTGCCTCCGCAACTACCACTCTAGCTCAATCTGACGAAAGAGTCAACTTGGTTGAAYTGGGTGTCTACGTTTCCGATATTAGAGCACATTTGGCCCAATACTACCTGTTCCAAGCCGCCCACCCAACTGAAACATACCCAGTCGAAGTTGCTGAAGCCGTTTTCAACTACGGTGACTTCACCACCATGTTGACCGGTATTGCTCCAGACCAAGTCACTAGAATGATCACTGGTGTCCCATGGTACTCCACCAGGTTGA
Encoded here:
- a CDS encoding SRP1/TIP1 family protein, producing the protein MVKLTSIAAGVAAIAAGASATTTLAQSDERVNLVELGVYVSDIRAHLAQYYLFQAAHPTETYPVEVAEAVFNYGDFTTMLTGIAPDQVTRMITGVPWYSTRLRPAISKALSKDGIYTVAK